Genomic DNA from Acidisoma sp. PAMC 29798:
CCCAATACGGCGTGCAAGCGCGTGTCACCGCCGCGCGCCTCGCACCCCGCGCCCGGGTCGCGTTTGTTGCAGGCGCTGGCGACGTCATAGAAATAGGCACACCGGGTTCGTTGCAGCAGGTTGCCGCCGACCGTCGCCGCATTGCGAAGCTGGGCGGAGGCGCCGGACAGCAGCGCTTCCGCAACCGAGGGGAAGCTGCGGGCAAACGCCGCGTCATGGGCAAGATCGGCATTACGCACGAGGGCGCCGATCCGCACGCTGCCATCGCCAAGGGTCTCGATCCGATCGAGACCCGGAAGATGCGTGACATCGACGAGACGATCTGGGCCGATGACGCCGCCCTTCATCAAATCGACCAGATTGGTGCCGGCGGCGAGATAGGCGGCGCCGGGCATCGACGCGGCGGCCACCGCGTCCTGAACCGTCTTTGGCCGGATGTATTCGAAGCTCTTCATGCGACCAGCTTTCGCTCGGCGTTGGCCATATGTGCCTGGGCCTCCAGGATCGCCTCGGTGATGCCGGCATAGGCGCCGCAGCGACACAGATTGCCGCTCATGCCTTCGCGCACCCGCTCGGCATCGTCACCGGCCTGGCCTTCCTCGATCAGACCGATCGCGCTCATGATCTGGCCGGGGGTACAGAAGCCGCACTGAAACCCGTCATGCGCGATGAAGGCGGCTTGCACCGCATGGAGGTCGGGCCCGTT
This window encodes:
- a CDS encoding (2Fe-2S)-binding protein, whose product is MSLSITLTINGVERMLALDDPRVTLLDLLRERLELTGTKKGCDRGQCGACTVILDGRRTNSCLALAISLDGADVRTIEGVANGPDLHAVQAAFIAHDGFQCGFCTPGQIMSAIGLIEEGQAGDDAERVREGMSGNLCRCGAYAGITEAILEAQAHMANAERKLVA